cGCAGGGGGCTGCAAAccccccctcccttcccaccGCGTCTCTCCACGACGGCGACAGGCGGAAAACCGGTACGGGGTGGGGGGATGCACGGGGCAGCGGTGTAAAAGGGCGCTTcgcctcccccaccccccaacccCACCCCGGGACACGGCCGCCCTGCAGCCCCCGGCACCGAGAGCAACGGCGGCTCCTTCTGCCACGGCCCAAAGTGAACCctttaaatagctttaaaaaagaccaaaaaaaaaaaaaaaaggcggcAGATAGATGGTGACGGAAGTAAAGACACCAAGTAAAAAGGGGAAGGTAGAGAAAACCCAGAGAGAGTCCTGCGCAGCCCCGCTAGACGATCATCTCCAGCTGCCGCGCGTACTCGATGACTTGCTTGGCTAACTCCGTCGAGGGGATGGTGGTGTCCTCCggcttctgctgctggctgctgaaGCTGTAGTAGTTGTTCGGGCCCAGCACCCAGCCGCGCTGAAGGAAGCGGGGAAGGGGGCGGTTTAGCGAGCGCCTCGAGGCGTCGCCGGGTCGGGACGGGGCCCCGCTTGGGTTAATCGCGGCCCGCAAAGCTGCGCCGGCCCAGCCGCAGCCCGCCCGGCCCGCAGAGCCCCGCGTTACCTTCTTGGCGTACTCCGTCATCTTCTTGGGGGTGTTGAAGAAGAGGATCCTCGTGGCCTCGTTGAACAGAATCTTCTCGTAGGCTTTCTCGATGCAGCCGGCAATTTCGTCCCTGAAACGCGGCCAAACCGCAGAGGTTACATCCCAGCCTGGCGGGGCAGCGCGAGGCGCAGCAGCGGGACTCGCGGGGCCGGGAGCCAAAACGCCGACAAAACGAGGAGGGGGTTGAGGTCAAGATCCCagctgggaggagcagaggggctgcTGAAGCAACCCCGTTCTCCGAGGTCCCATCAGAGGGTCTTTGGGACAGAGGTGCCGCTGCGCTCCGCGTTTCCCGGCGGTGGGGACGGAACAAACCAGCCCCAGCGGGGAACAACTCACCGGATGGTATCCAGCAAGATATCGATGAAGAAGGTGTAGCTCTCAGCGGGGATGTTGCCTTTGGCCAAGAAGACTTTGTTGTAGCTCCCTTCCATTAAATACTGCAAGAGAAGGGTTGGAGGTTCAAACACACCAATATCTGCGTTACGTTTTGCTCCCAGAGAGACGTTTAAGAGCTGCCCGCAGCCAGCGCCAGCTCCAAGAGCGGCAGATACCCACGGGTCAGCGGGAAGATTCCCGCCCAGGGCCGTGGCGGCTGCGGGCACAGCGGGATCCCGTTCCCGGGCCGTGGGGCCAGAGCTGGGGTACCTGCTCCAGAGAGACGGGGTGCTTTATGTAGACGTTGCTTTGGATCTCCTTGGCCGGGAGCCGCTCGAGCTCAGTGTGGAACTCGGCCACGCGGTTCTGCGAC
The sequence above is drawn from the Rhea pennata isolate bPtePen1 chromosome 32, bPtePen1.pri, whole genome shotgun sequence genome and encodes:
- the PSMD8 gene encoding 26S proteasome non-ATPase regulatory subunit 8; translation: MAMAAAGLVVNGAEGAGGLKAAAGMYEQLKGEWSRKSPNLSKCGEALGRLKLALLELNFLPTTGTKLTKQQLILARDILEIGAQWSILKKDIPSFERYMAQLKCYYFDYKDELPESAYKHQLLGLNLLFLLSQNRVAEFHTELERLPAKEIQSNVYIKHPVSLEQYLMEGSYNKVFLAKGNIPAESYTFFIDILLDTIRDEIAGCIEKAYEKILFNEATRILFFNTPKKMTEYAKKRGWVLGPNNYYSFSSQQQKPEDTTIPSTELAKQVIEYARQLEMIV